A window of Trichoderma atroviride chromosome 3, complete sequence contains these coding sequences:
- a CDS encoding uncharacterized protein (EggNog:ENOG41~SECRETED:SignalP(1-17)) yields the protein MLGQSLFVLASAALALGSPVEKRDVTCRSPIPDPPLPITGGATELPPVPDNLELKVIALGLGIQNYTCASVGASPVSTGALAMFYDISLLYPESGPNALTIEKFNQLPAFALNHHEIPLHFNDSTVGRVSIEGPGASLKRPFTRATPLDLGEYGSLPFLGRHFFNSDGAPTFVLQRGSINVVAAKKASVPAPGSADPGPAGTGAVAWLALDANANSRGASLVYRVETAGGNSHGCAQAAGQDSTSYSAQYWFYGPK from the exons ATGCTCGGTCAATCTCTATTTGTCCTCGCCTCTGCGGCTCTGGCTCTCGGCTCTCCCgtagaaaagagagacgtGACTTGCCGTTCTCCCATACCCGACCCTCCTCTGCCCATCACCGGCGGCG CCACTGAACTTCCTCCCGTGCCCGACAACCTCGAGCTCAAGGTCATcgccctcggcctcggcatccAAAACTACACCTGCGCCTCCGTCGGCGCCTCCCCCGTCTCGACCGGCGCCCTCGCCATGTTCTACGACATCAGCCTGCTCTACCCCGAATCCGGCCCCAACGCGCTCACCATTGAGAAATTCAACCAGCTGCCCGCCTTTGCCCTCAACCACCACGAGATCCCGCTGCACTTCAACGACTCCACCGTCGGCCGAGTCAGCATCGAGGGCCCCGGCGCCTCTCTCAAGCGGCCCTTTACCCGCGCCACTCCCCTCGACCTGGGCGAGTACGGCAGCCTCCCCTTCCTGGGCCGCCACTTCTTCAACTCAGACGGCGCCCCTACCTTTGTCCTGCAGCGCGGAAGCATCaacgtcgtcgccgccaagaaggccTCCGTCCCGGCTCCCGGCAGCGCTGATCCCGGCCCAGCTGGCACCGGCGCCGTGGCCTGGCTGGCTCTCGACGCAAACGCAAACTCTCGCGGTGCTTCTCTCGTCTACCGCGTTGAGACTGCTGGCGGAAACTCTCACGGCTGCGCTCAGGCTGCTGGCCAGGACAGCACCAGCTACTCTGCTCAGTACTGGTTCTACGGCCCCAAATAA
- a CDS encoding uncharacterized protein (TransMembrane:2 (o20-39i77-98o)) produces the protein MVCEWTVHGEIVLQRHPLSSLFALGASLCLSVSAGCIRINRGPQLRSHSQPVSAIADFVRQHQVAGICSSQTKHIGFILSLFYLYFIIGGCTIGIAVLN, from the coding sequence atggTGTGTGAATGGACAGTTCACGGCGAGATTGTATTACAGAGACAccccctttcttctctctttgccTTGGGGGCGTCTTTGTGTCTCTCGGTCTCGGCTGGCTGCATCCGGATCAACAGAGGGCCCCAGTTGCGATCCCACTCTCAGCCTGTCTCAGCCATTGCAGATTTTGTGCGACAGCACCAGGTTGCGGGAATCTGCAGTAGCCAAACAAAACACATTGGCTTcattttgtctctcttctacTTGTATTTTATTATTGGTGGCTGTACGATCGGTATCGCCGTACTGAACTAA